From one Enterococcus sp. DIV2402 genomic stretch:
- a CDS encoding SPJ_0845 family protein, which produces MSLKFQRDDSLDKKFEEFAFFPDEKKEEKKPDIERFLNPTPKKKETDKKDK; this is translated from the coding sequence ATGAGTTTAAAATTCCAACGAGATGATTCTTTAGATAAAAAATTTGAAGAATTCGCCTTTTTTCCAGATGAAAAAAAAGAAGAAAAGAAACCAGATATTGAACGTTTCTTAAACCCGACACCTAAGAAAAAAGAAACTGACAAAAAAGATAAATAA
- a CDS encoding PTS fructose transporter subunit IIABC: MQINDLLIKDAMIMDLQATDKKGAIDEMIQKMYDAGRISDIETYKEGILAREAQTSTGLGDGIAMPHAKNAAVKEATVLFAKSSKGVDYEALDGQPTYLFFMIAAPEGANDTHLQALAALSRQLINPDFVAKLKVAKTPEEVQATFAEAEKAEAEEKAAEKAAEATIETTSNRPFIVAVTACPTGIAHTYMAEDSLKKKAKELGVDIKVETNGSEGIKNRLTTQDIERATGVIVAADKKVEMARFDGKHLVNRPVGDGIRKTEELINLALSGSAPIYHGDGSASSEESSEKGSIGQEIYKNLMNGVSHMLPFVIAGGILIAISFMVDQFIGVPNDALGQLGSYNQAAAWFNQIGGAAFGFMLPVLAGFIAMSIGDRPGLVAGFAAGALANAGGAGFLGALLGGFIAGYVIVFLRKLLKGLPKSLDGIKTILFYPFFGLLITGFIMLLVNVPMKAINDGLNGFLQSLDGANAALLGALLAGMMAADLGGPINKAAYVFGTGTIAATVAQGGSIVMAAVMAGGMVPPLAIFVATRLFKNKFTKQENEAGLTNIVMGLSFVTEGAIPFAAADPLRAIPSFIVGSALTGGLVGAFGIRLMAPHGGIFVVPLLSNPLLYLAFVAIGAVVSGILLGILRKPIEK; encoded by the coding sequence TCGATGAAATGATTCAAAAAATGTACGATGCAGGCAGAATTTCTGACATTGAAACTTATAAAGAAGGAATTCTCGCTCGTGAAGCACAAACTTCAACAGGCTTAGGCGATGGCATTGCTATGCCTCATGCAAAAAATGCGGCTGTTAAAGAAGCGACAGTATTGTTTGCCAAAAGTAGTAAAGGAGTCGATTATGAAGCATTAGATGGTCAACCAACTTATCTGTTCTTTATGATTGCCGCTCCAGAAGGCGCAAATGACACTCATTTACAAGCTTTAGCTGCCCTATCTCGTCAATTAATCAACCCTGATTTTGTTGCAAAACTAAAAGTTGCTAAAACACCTGAAGAAGTTCAAGCAACTTTTGCCGAAGCGGAAAAAGCAGAAGCGGAAGAAAAAGCGGCGGAAAAAGCGGCGGAAGCAACAATTGAAACAACAAGTAATCGTCCATTTATCGTAGCTGTAACAGCTTGCCCGACTGGTATTGCTCATACCTATATGGCAGAAGATTCTTTGAAGAAAAAAGCAAAAGAATTAGGTGTCGATATTAAAGTTGAAACAAATGGTTCTGAGGGCATTAAAAATCGTTTAACAACTCAAGATATTGAACGTGCAACTGGTGTCATCGTTGCTGCGGATAAAAAAGTTGAGATGGCTCGTTTTGATGGCAAACATTTAGTTAACCGTCCAGTTGGTGATGGTATTCGTAAAACAGAAGAACTAATCAATCTTGCCTTAAGTGGTTCTGCTCCAATTTATCATGGTGACGGTAGTGCATCTTCTGAAGAATCAAGCGAAAAAGGTTCTATCGGACAAGAAATCTACAAAAACTTAATGAATGGTGTTTCTCATATGTTACCATTCGTTATCGCTGGTGGGATTTTAATCGCCATTTCATTCATGGTTGATCAATTTATCGGTGTTCCTAATGATGCTTTAGGACAATTAGGTTCTTATAACCAAGCAGCTGCATGGTTTAACCAAATTGGTGGGGCTGCATTTGGCTTTATGTTACCGGTCTTAGCTGGTTTTATTGCAATGAGTATCGGTGACCGTCCTGGATTAGTTGCTGGTTTTGCTGCCGGTGCTTTAGCAAATGCTGGTGGTGCTGGATTCTTAGGCGCTTTACTAGGTGGTTTCATTGCCGGATATGTGATTGTTTTCCTACGCAAACTATTAAAAGGATTGCCAAAGTCATTAGATGGTATTAAAACAATCTTGTTCTATCCTTTCTTTGGATTATTAATTACTGGATTCATCATGTTATTAGTCAATGTTCCTATGAAAGCTATCAATGATGGTTTAAATGGTTTCCTACAAAGTTTAGATGGTGCAAATGCTGCGTTATTAGGTGCCTTATTAGCAGGTATGATGGCGGCTGACTTAGGTGGACCAATTAACAAAGCAGCTTATGTATTCGGTACTGGTACAATTGCTGCAACAGTGGCACAAGGCGGTAGTATCGTGATGGCGGCTGTTATGGCAGGTGGTATGGTTCCACCATTAGCAATCTTTGTTGCAACTCGTTTATTTAAAAATAAATTTACAAAACAAGAAAATGAAGCTGGTTTAACAAACATTGTTATGGGTCTATCATTCGTAACAGAAGGCGCAATTCCATTTGCAGCTGCTGACCCATTACGTGCAATTCCAAGTTTCATTGTTGGTTCAGCATTAACTGGTGGATTAGTCGGTGCATTCGGTATTCGCTTGATGGCTCCTCATGGTGGTATCTTCGTAGTTCCATTGTTATCAAATCCATTATTATACTTAGCATTCGTGGCTATCGGTGCTGTGGTATCTGGTATCTTATTAGGTATTTTAAGAAAACCAATCGAAAAATAA